In Rhipicephalus microplus isolate Deutch F79 chromosome 9, USDA_Rmic, whole genome shotgun sequence, one genomic interval encodes:
- the LOC142771608 gene encoding uncharacterized protein LOC142771608, which produces MNSAAVIGRQLRQQNTGRAGAAGGSSLTAASARARAPSHCNLIPAQSQQLQQHAHQQQAHGGASGAGGAASSQENKDESSGTRWTWSCVWEACKALSGGIFLLALGTAMCVVGFFAEDLATSPVPRQGNASAPSAAASSSTTSDGAAAESQVATTLVVDRNREYHLHNLSFAGPAIMGLGGIFIVAACVLTFEAKERPHHQRVVPVDEKRPSAAEVLIPVLAKTPQGTHLTVPAVWTTTAAGANNSDDPGPSEPPRTLVLPKKNSVTTTTTATTTTTSSRSSAAPPTRNNGGRSKRGSVAGASSSASSSIIAAAYTASRSGTKTARTSLSSTTTFLLSPRYEEQFLPSPADLQIQDPDGCDTPADESLSSVSIELYARRYTRMPSTSSSPRLFASVESDGLSDSDDDDAVSPGGYAPAGAFEDQVVPLLGRCSPQDLVYLPPPTSSRSSHHHHHHRDGSKRFPVLRQSASNAADGCSRGLNGRASADEMVPS; this is translated from the coding sequence ATGAATAGCGCGGCGGTCATCGGGCGCCAGCTACGCCAACAGAACACGGGACGCGCGGGAGCCGCCGGCGGCTCGTCTCTCACCGCAGCCTCGGCGCGCGCTCGCGCCCCGTCCCACTGCAACCTGATCCCGGCGCAGTCTCAGCAGCTCCAGCAGCACGCTCACCAGCAGCAAGCGCATGGCGGTGCCTCTGGCGCCGGCGGTGCAGCCTCGTCTCAGGAGAACAAGGACGAGTCATCGGGAACCCGGTGGACCTGGAGCTGCGTGTGGGAGGCATGCAAGGCACTCTCGGGGGGCATCTTTCTACTGGCCTTGGGCACGGCCATGTGCGTGGTGGGCTTTTTCGCCGAAGATTTGGCCACGTCGCCCGTGCCACGCCAGGGCAACGCGTCCGCCCCATCGGCAGCGGCGTCGTCGTCCACCACGTCGGACGGCGCCGCCGCTGAGTCGCAGGTGGCCACGACACTCGTGGTGGACCGCAATCGCGAGTACCACCTGCACAACCTGTCGTTCGCGGGTCCCGCCATCATGGGCCTGGGTGGCATCTTTATCGTGGCCGCTTGCGTGCTCACCTTCGAGGCCAAGGAGCGGCCCCACCATCAGCGTGTCGTGCCCGTGGACGAGAAGAGGCCCTCCGCCGCGGAGGTACTCATCCCGGTGCTGGCCAAGACGCCCCAAGGCACTCACCTCACCGTGCCGGCCGTGTGGACCACGACGGCCGCAGGAGCCAACAACAGCGACGACCCGGGGCCCTCGGAGCCGCCCCGGACGCTGGTGCTCCCGAAGAAGAACTCCGTCACCACGACGACTACGGCCACGACCACGACCACGTCGTCGCGCAGCAGCGCGGCGCCTCCGACCAGGAACAACGGCGGCCGAAGCAAGAGGGGCAGCGTGGCCGGCGCCAGTAGTAGCGCGAGCAGCTCCATCATCGCCGCTGCCTACACGGCCAGCAGGTCGGGGACGAAGACGGCCCGAACGTCGCTTTCGTCCACCACGACGTTCCTGCTGAGCCCGCGCTACGAGGAGCAGTTTCTGCCGTCGCCCGCGGATCTGCAGATCCAGGATCCGGACGGCTGTGACACGCCGGCCGACGAGTCGCTCTCCTCGGTCAGCATCGAACTGTACGCGCGGCGGTACACGAGGATGCCGTCGACTTCGTCGTCGCCGCGCCTCTTCGCGTCCGTCGAGAGCGACGGTCTCTCGGACTCTGACGACGACGACGCGGTGTCGCCCGGCGGCTACGCGCCCGCGGGGGCCTTCGAAGACCAGGTGGTTCCGTTGCTGGGACGGTGCAGCCCTCAGGACTTAGTGTATCTGCCACCGCCAACGTCGTCCCGGTCgtctcaccaccaccaccaccaccgggacgGTTCCAAGAGGTTCCCCGTACTGCGGCAGTCGGCGTCGAACGCCGCCGACGGCTGCAGTCGGGGCCTCAATGGCAGGGCTTCCGCCGACGAGATGGTGCCCAGCTAG